A single window of Cydia splendana chromosome 13, ilCydSple1.2, whole genome shotgun sequence DNA harbors:
- the LOC134796466 gene encoding uncharacterized protein K02A2.6-like: MAIGKLEVFNVESDSWSTYVERLEQYFVVNETKEEHKVPTLITVMGNQAYELLVTLCTPDKPASKKFADLVKVMSGHLQPKPSLLAERYRFRNRKQKTGESVADFVADLKKLAKHCVFGTQLTENLRDQLVCGLCDETIRQRLFTEDNIAFDRALQVAVAMEAAQTNAAAVVEGRAKGLEGSPSTSSGCHAVSAQSWRGRRAMTSYRATNNKETRPPGNSAAQPLGSRRQDQAPRDWRRTEQTTPRTSSGPECSVCGRPHDSSSCRFANYVCRVCNQPGHLKKMCPRYREVFAEGLGRYTGGEVSLRVREGARPVFLRARPLAYALREPVERALDQLERDGVITPVDSSDWATPIVPVVKTDGTIRSGWPSHNSHADLQPYFIRKNELYLDSGCVMWGYRIIIPPGLREQILQELHVGHLGIVKMKAVARSYVWWPGIDADIEACCAGCHTCAVEAPAPPRAPVKPWEYPGEVVSDNGPPFTSREVDTFMRYYGITHTFTPAYHPASNGAAETAVKLCKRALKKAVRDQVDVEEALQEYLMAYRNTPHSTTGQTPAMLLQRRALRCRLDMLRPGRGLEQRVEAAQERQVQQAGGTDRAFRIGDLVWFRDYSSGEKWLKGKVDSLIGSRTVLVVKENDLSTRFKRHVDQVRARSPVSALAWPGPMDHPGITQLPPMPPVPSSVQRPRRNVPPVDHYGDPLLY; the protein is encoded by the exons ATGGCCATCGGTAAATTAGAAGTGTTTAATGTTGAGTCGGACAGCTGGTCGACTTACGTGGAACGGTTGGAACAATATTTCGTTGTCAACGAAACAAAGGAAGAACACAAAGTGCCGACGTTGATAACGGTTATGGGAAATCAAGCCTACGAACTATTAGTAACCCTGTGTACACCCGATAAACCGGCAAGTAAAAAATTTGCGGATTTAGTGAAAGTGATGAGCGGCCATTTGCAACCGAAACCGAGTTTGTTAGCAGAGCGATACCGGTTTCGTAACAGGAAACAAAAGACGGGTGAATCGGTGGCGGATTTTGTTGCAGATCTCAAAAAGTTAGCAAAGCATTGCGTCTTTGGGACCCAGCTGACAGAAAATTTAAGGGATCAGCTAGTGTGTGGGCTTTGTGATGAAACAATACGGCAGCGGTTGTTTACCGAAGATAATATTGCGTTTGACCGGGCATTACAAGTGGCGGTAGCGATGGAGGCAGCGCAGACAAACGCAGCGGCAGTAGTGGAGGGTCGGGCAAAAGGCTTGGAAGGCAGCCCGAGTACGTCGAGTGGTTGTCATGCGGTATCAGCGCAATCATGGCGCGGCAGGAGAGCGATGACGTCATACCGAGCGACCAACAACAAGGAGACGCGGCCGCCTGGTAACAGCGCGGCACAACCTTTGGGGTCCAGGCGCCAGGACCAGGCACCTCGAGATTGGCGCCGTACCGAACAAACAACACCACGCACTTCATCGGGGCCGGAATGTAGTGTTTGTGGTCGGCCGCATGACTCATCGAGTTGTAGATTTGCAAATTATGTTTGTCGCGTGTGTAATCAGCCGGGGCATTTGAAGAAGATGTGTCCTAG ATACCGTGAAGTATTTGCGGAGGGGCTCGGGCGGTACACGGGTGGCGAGGTGAGTCTGCGAGTGCGCGAGGGCGCGAGGCCCGTGTTCCTGCGCGCGCGACCGCTGGCGTACGCGCTGCGCGAGCCGGTGGAGCGCGCGCTGGATCAGCTGGAGCGCGACGGCGTCATCACGCCGGTAGACTCGTCGGACTGGGCCACACCGATCGTACCCGTCGTCAAGACGGACGGAACCATTAGG TCAGGGTGGCCCTCTCACAACTCGCACGCCGATCTACAACCCTATTTCATAAGGAAGAACGAGTTATACTTAGACTCTGGTTGCGTTATGTGGGGTTATAGGATTATTATTCCGCCGGGACTTAGGGAACAAATCCTTCAGGAACTACATGTAGGACACCTAGGAATAGTAAAAATGAAGGCCGTTGCCCGAAGCTACGTGTGGTGGCCCGGTATTGATGCCGACATCGAGGCGTGCTGCGCGGGTTGTCACACGTGCGCAGTGGAGGCACCGgcgccgccgcgcgcgccggtTAAGCCGTGGGAGTACCCCGGGGAG GTAGTTTCGGACAACGGGCCTCCATTTACTAGCAGGGAGGTGGATACCTTCATGCGATATTATGGTATTACTCATACTTTTACACCCGCATACCACCCGGCATCAAATGGGGCCGCCGAGACAGCTGTTAAGTTGTGCAAAAGGGCGCTCAAAAAGGCAGTTAGAGATCAAGTAGACGTGGAAGAGGCTCTTCAGGAATATTTGATGGCGTATAGGAATACTCCCCACAGCACCACAGGACAAACACCGGCCATGCTTCTCCAAAGGCGGGCATTGCGTTGCCGTCTGGACATGTTACGGCCCGGTCGCGGGCTCGAGCAGCGTGTGGAGGCGGCACAAGAAAGGCAGGTGCAGCAGGCGGGGGGTACAGATAGGGCGTTCCGGATAGGAGACCTTGTGTGGTTTAGGGATTACAGCTCGGGGGAGAAATGGCTTAAAGGGAAGGTGGATAGCTTGATAGGTTCTAGGACTGTGTTAGTGGTAAAGGAAAACGATTTATCAACTAGGTTTAAGAGGCATGTAGATCAAGTTAGAGCGCGATCACCAGTTTCCGCGTTGGCGTGGCCTGGTCCGATGGATCATCCTGGAATCACCCAACTACCACCGATGCCACCCGTGCCGTCGTCAGTGCAGAGGCCTCGTCGGAATGTACCGCCGGTTGATCACTATGGTGATCCTCTTTTATATTAG